A genomic window from Candidatus Polarisedimenticolaceae bacterium includes:
- a CDS encoding metalloregulator ArsR/SmtB family transcription factor has translation MQAIDRFAEMFGALGNESRLKIVRLLLSAHPEGLVVGEIQSELGIAPSTLSHHLERLKNEGLVVVNREATFLRYTANADALEDLLKFLFAECCSRTKTVDAAVIVDICSPETKRRRS, from the coding sequence ATGCAGGCCATCGATCGGTTCGCGGAGATGTTCGGCGCCCTCGGGAACGAGAGCCGCCTCAAGATCGTGCGCCTCCTCCTTTCGGCCCACCCCGAGGGGCTCGTCGTGGGCGAGATCCAGTCCGAGCTCGGCATCGCGCCGTCGACCCTCTCCCACCATCTCGAACGCCTCAAGAATGAGGGGCTCGTCGTGGTGAACCGCGAGGCGACGTTTCTCCGGTACACGGCCAACGCCGACGCGCTCGAGGACTTGCTGAAATTCCTGTTCGCCGAGTGCTGCTCCCGCACGAAGACGGTCGACGCGGCCGTCATCGTCGACATCTGCAGTCCCGAAACGAAGCGGAGGAGATCATGA
- a CDS encoding response regulator yields MHRILVVEDETDIAELLRHVFTREGFIVGVAKDGLMALEAARQEKPDLVVLDWMLPELSGIDVLKELRGRAETRTVPIILLTARREEIDRVLGLELGADDYVTKPFSSRELVLRIRGLLKRNEVRPEAEVNPVRAGPIEIQPADHRALVDGKALVLTVTEFRLLEDLVRARGRIRTRETLLSEVWGYDSEVLSRTVDTHVRRLRTKLGPAADWLVTVRGVGYRIQDPAVQA; encoded by the coding sequence ATGCACCGGATACTCGTCGTCGAGGACGAAACCGACATCGCGGAGCTCCTCCGCCACGTCTTCACACGCGAAGGCTTCATCGTCGGCGTCGCCAAGGACGGGCTCATGGCGCTCGAGGCGGCGCGCCAGGAGAAGCCCGACCTCGTCGTCCTCGACTGGATGCTCCCGGAGCTCTCCGGCATCGACGTCCTGAAGGAGCTACGCGGACGCGCGGAGACTCGCACGGTTCCGATCATCCTCCTCACCGCCCGCCGCGAGGAGATCGACCGTGTGCTCGGGCTCGAGCTGGGTGCCGACGACTACGTCACCAAGCCGTTCTCCTCGCGCGAGCTGGTGCTCCGGATCCGGGGACTCCTCAAGCGCAATGAGGTGCGGCCCGAAGCCGAGGTCAATCCCGTTCGCGCGGGGCCGATCGAGATCCAGCCCGCCGATCACCGCGCGCTCGTCGACGGGAAAGCGCTCGTCCTGACCGTGACGGAGTTCCGCCTCCTCGAGGACCTCGTCCGCGCCCGCGGCCGGATACGGACGCGCGAGACGCTCCTCTCGGAGGTGTGGGGCTACGACTCCGAGGTTCTCTCGCGCACTGTCGATACGCACGTTCGTCGATTGCGAACCAAGCTCGGCCCCGCCGCCGACTGGCTGGTCACCGTGCGCGGCGTCGGGTACAGGATCCAGGATCCCGCCGTTCAGGCTTAG
- a CDS encoding arsenite methyltransferase — protein MSQDNLRESVRDHYAEAARRAVAGKATSCCGGSCGPESTDPISVGLYADGEKAELPDAALRASLGCGNPTALAELSPGEVVLDLGSGGGIDVILSAKRVGPAGKAYGLDMTDEMLALANANKAEAGVANVEFLKGHIEEIPLPDHSVDVVISNCVINLSGDKDRVLAEAFRVLRPGGRFAVSDVVVRGEDVPEPIRKSVELWAGCIAGALEEIEYKAKLTRAGFTDVSVEATRVYDVNDAKEFLAAEGIDVAAIAPEVDGKFISAFIRATKP, from the coding sequence ATGAGCCAGGACAACTTGAGAGAATCGGTTCGCGATCATTACGCCGAGGCCGCCCGCCGCGCCGTCGCGGGGAAGGCCACGTCGTGCTGTGGAGGAAGCTGCGGCCCGGAATCGACCGATCCGATAAGCGTCGGCCTCTACGCCGACGGCGAGAAGGCCGAGCTGCCCGACGCGGCACTCCGCGCTTCGCTCGGCTGCGGGAACCCGACGGCCCTCGCTGAGCTTTCGCCGGGCGAGGTCGTCCTCGACCTCGGCTCGGGAGGCGGCATTGACGTCATCCTCTCGGCCAAGCGCGTCGGCCCGGCCGGTAAGGCCTACGGCCTCGACATGACCGACGAGATGCTCGCCCTCGCCAACGCGAACAAGGCCGAGGCCGGAGTCGCGAACGTCGAATTCCTCAAGGGCCACATCGAAGAGATTCCCCTCCCCGACCACTCGGTCGACGTCGTGATCTCGAATTGCGTCATCAACCTCTCCGGCGACAAGGATCGCGTGCTGGCGGAGGCGTTCCGTGTCCTCCGCCCGGGCGGCCGCTTCGCAGTGTCCGACGTCGTCGTTCGCGGCGAGGACGTCCCCGAGCCTATCCGCAAGAGTGTGGAGCTGTGGGCCGGGTGCATCGCCGGAGCGCTCGAGGAGATCGAATACAAGGCGAAGCTGACGCGTGCGGGATTCACCGACGTCTCGGTCGAGGCGACCCGCGTCTACGACGTGAACGATGCGAAGGAGTTCCTGGCCGCCGAGGGGATCGACGTCGCTGCCATCGCTCCGGAGGTCGACGGGAAATTCATCAGCGCTTTCATTCGCGCGACGAAGCCCTAA
- a CDS encoding arsenate reductase ArsC, translating into MPTETVLFLCTGNSARSQMAEGLLRAKAGDRFDVRSAGTEPAAGLHPLAVRAMAEIGIEISRQRPKTVAEALAGTDGHHLIVVCDGASRACPTGFHGGITRSFWPIEDPAREASLERFREARDRLSALIEAWMDERMRAP; encoded by the coding sequence ATGCCGACCGAAACGGTCCTGTTCCTGTGCACCGGCAACTCGGCGAGAAGCCAGATGGCCGAGGGGCTCCTTCGCGCGAAGGCGGGAGACCGGTTCGACGTGCGGAGCGCCGGAACCGAGCCGGCCGCCGGTCTCCATCCCCTCGCGGTGCGCGCGATGGCCGAGATCGGGATCGAGATCTCCCGGCAGCGGCCCAAGACCGTCGCCGAAGCCCTCGCGGGGACGGACGGTCACCACCTGATCGTCGTCTGCGACGGCGCCAGCCGCGCGTGCCCGACGGGATTCCACGGCGGGATCACACGCTCGTTCTGGCCGATCGAGGATCCCGCTCGGGAGGCGAGCCTCGAGCGATTTCGCGAGGCCAGGGATCGGCTCTCGGCGCTGATCGAGGCTTGGATGGATGAGAGAATGCGCGCGCCATGA